The sequence CGGGAGCCGCGTTCGTGAAAACGAGCACGGGCCTGCACGGCAAGCCGACGACCGTGGAAATGATCCGTATCATCAAGGATGCAATCGGCGACAGCGCGCTCATCAAGGCCGCAGGCGGTATCCGCGACGTGGATACCATGCTCGCCATGATAGACGCGGGCGCAAGCCGTTTGGGGCTTGGCGTGCGCAGCGCGGAACCGATCTTCCGCGAAATCGACAAACGCTTAGGGCGCGAAAGCCTGATGGATTATATCAAATAGAAAACGGCAAAAGGACCGCCTTTATACAGCGGTCCTTTTTGATTCCCCTAAAATGATCAGATACTCGCAAAGCCCCGGTTTAGGTCCTCGATAATATCATCCACATTTTCGATTCCCACCGAAAGACGAATCATACCCGGCGTGATTCCCGCCGCTTTGAGCTGCTCATCCGTAAGCTGCCTGTGCGTCTCGCTCGCCGGATGCAGCACGCATGTCTTTACCGTTGCGACATGCACCACATTCGCGGCCAGCTTCAGGCTGTCCATGAATTTAATCGCATCCTCCCGTCCGCCCTTGAGCGAGAAAGCGATCACACCGCTTGTGCCGTCCGGCAAATACTTCCGGCCCAGCTCGTAATACTTATCTCCGGCAAGCCCCGGATAACTGATAGATTCAACCTGCTTCTGCGATTTTAAGAACTCAGCGACTGCCAGCGCGTTCGCGCTATGCCTTTCCATACGCAATGCAAGCGTTTCCAGCCCCATGTTCAAAAGAAACGCGGCATGCGCCGTGGGGCTGGCCCCAATATCGCGCATAAGCTGCGTACGCGCCTTGGTGATATAGGCGAGCTTGCCAAACGTTTCTGTATATACCGTGCCATGGTAACTTTCGTCCGGCTGCGTCAGTCCCGGATAATCTTTCCAGTCAAAATTCCCGCTGTCGACGATCACGCCGCCTAATTGTACCGCGTGGCCGTCCATATATTTGGATGTCGAATGCGTCACAATATCTGCGCCGAACTCAAACGGCCGGCACAGTATGGGCGTCGCAAAGGTATTGTCCACGATAAGCGGAACGCCATGCCTGTGCGCCAGCTTTGCAAAACGCTCAATATCAAAGACCGAGACCGCCGGATTCGCGATCGTTTCGCCGAATACCAGCTTGGTATTCGGGCGGAAAGCCTTTTCGATTTCTTCATCCGGCGCGTCCTGGTCGACAAACGTCGTTTCAATCCCCAGCTTTTGAAGCGTCACGCCAAACAGGTTGATCGTTCCGCCGTATATCTCGGACGCACATACCATATGATCTCCAGCGCCCATGATATTGAGGATCGCGATCATGTTCGCGCTTTGTCCCGAGGCAGTGCACATCGCCCCTACGCCGCCCTCGAGGGCCGCGATTTTTT comes from Christensenellaceae bacterium and encodes:
- a CDS encoding O-acetylhomoserine (thiol)-lyase codes for the protein MKLETKCLHEGWKPKNGEPHALPIYQSTTFDYDSTEHIGDLFDLKAAGYFYTRLANPTVGYVEEKIAALEGGVGAMCTASGQSANMIAILNIMGAGDHMVCASEIYGGTINLFGVTLQKLGIETTFVDQDAPDEEIEKAFRPNTKLVFGETIANPAVSVFDIERFAKLAHRHGVPLIVDNTFATPILCRPFEFGADIVTHSTSKYMDGHAVQLGGVIVDSGNFDWKDYPGLTQPDESYHGTVYTETFGKLAYITKARTQLMRDIGASPTAHAAFLLNMGLETLALRMERHSANALAVAEFLKSQKQVESISYPGLAGDKYYELGRKYLPDGTSGVIAFSLKGGREDAIKFMDSLKLAANVVHVATVKTCVLHPASETHRQLTDEQLKAAGITPGMIRLSVGIENVDDIIEDLNRGFASI